In the Qipengyuania gelatinilytica genome, TGGCTCACGAGGCCGGGGTTGAAGACGCAGACGTACTGGTTTTCGATCTTCTGTGCTGCGGCAGGCGTAGCAACAGCAGCTCCCGCAAGCGCGACGAGGCTTACAGTCGCGAGGCGACCCATATTCATTTTCATATTTGCAGTCCCTTCCCAGAGAAATGAGGATTGGGAACATGCCGAACGAAAATCGAGACGCAAGCCCGTTAAGGCTAGTTTTCGCAGGAAAATTTCAGACCGTCACCGAAATGTCGCAATTATACAATCTGGGTTGCAATCCGAGATTGATTTAAGTTGCTTCGAGCATCCAATCGGCCGCCGCGCGGCAGTGGATATCGGTGGAATCGAACACCGGCAGGACGTTGGCATCGGTATCCACCACCATCTCCAGTTCGGTGCAGGCAAGGACGATGGCTTTCGCCCCTTCCTTTTCCTTCATCGTGATGATGGTCTTGAGCGCGCGCTCCGCATCGCGGGTCACGCGGCCGAGCATCAGTTCCTTGTAGATGATGCCGTCGACCAGTTCGACGTCCTGCGGATCGGGCGGCAGCAAGTCGACGCCGTGGGACACCAGCCGCTGGCGATAGAAGCCTTCGGTCATGATGTAGCGCGTACCGAGCAGTGCGGCGTTCTCGCACTTCGCTTCCTGCATGGCCTTGCCAACGCTGTCAGCGATGTGGAGGACGGGGATGGAGATCGCCTCAGCCACCCGGTCGTAGCACTTGTGCATCGTGTTGGCCGCGATCAGGAGGCCTTGCGCTCCGGCGGTTTCCAGCCTGCGCGCACTGTCGACGAGGATGCTGGCGACTTCGTCCCAGTCGTCTGACTGCTTGGCCTGGTAGATCCGCGAATAGTCGAGGCTTTCGATCAGCATCGGCGCGCTGGCCATCGGCTGGCCGCGCTTCTGCACCTGCTTGTTGATCCGCTCGTAAAACGCGCGGGTGGAAATCCAGCTCATCCCGCCGATGAGTCCCAATGTGCGCAAGCCCGCGCTCCTTCCTGATCTTTTCTATGCCGCCCAGTTGCGGCCCCTCATGTTCAAGGGGTTAGAACGGCCTCGGCAGGCGGCAGTTCCATGGATTGTTCCATTGGTGCCATGCGGATTTCCGAAAGCCATACCATGAGGTCGGTCGCGCTGCGCTCAGACGCTTCCTCCATCGGGATGTGACCGATACCGTCATAGGCGACCAGCGTCGCATCGGGGAGGTGATCCATGTACCAGCCCGCAGCTTCGAACGGGATCAGGGCATCCTCCTTGCCCCACATGACCATCGTGGGAACCCTGATGCCCGATATCTCCTGC is a window encoding:
- a CDS encoding aspartate/glutamate racemase family protein, whose product is MRTLGLIGGMSWISTRAFYERINKQVQKRGQPMASAPMLIESLDYSRIYQAKQSDDWDEVASILVDSARRLETAGAQGLLIAANTMHKCYDRVAEAISIPVLHIADSVGKAMQEAKCENAALLGTRYIMTEGFYRQRLVSHGVDLLPPDPQDVELVDGIIYKELMLGRVTRDAERALKTIITMKEKEGAKAIVLACTELEMVVDTDANVLPVFDSTDIHCRAAADWMLEAT